A genomic window from Sphingobacterium spiritivorum includes:
- a CDS encoding PorP/SprF family type IX secretion system membrane protein, producing MNLKKIISGTLLMLFVSLCCGQQYIDPALSGSFGKMLNPSYNALLKGGEGDAALLYRYQWAGVDGAPKSIWFNGNIAIGNRGIALGVNFKQFKIGVERSTEASANFTKTLQISDEEYVGLGVNLGYTQQRGDYSSLDPGDPAFQTVQYGTLLYGLSASLVRPDKYYVGVSMPRSIFGSKESDYVRQFGRDNTFYVSSSVIFDLDNQMYIRPSLLASYRPVTGVQFDGSAMLFFHEKFGIGAGYRQRGDLMGMAEFNLGRLRIAYSYQQNLKNSDLNRYIANSTHELGLSVRFGNQSRSRL from the coding sequence ATGAACTTGAAGAAGATAATATCAGGCACATTATTGATGCTATTTGTCAGCCTGTGCTGTGGTCAGCAGTATATAGATCCGGCGCTATCGGGCTCGTTCGGTAAGATGCTGAATCCGAGTTACAATGCGCTATTGAAAGGAGGTGAAGGAGACGCCGCCCTTTTGTACCGTTACCAGTGGGCGGGTGTAGATGGAGCCCCCAAGAGTATTTGGTTCAATGGCAACATTGCTATAGGTAACCGAGGTATTGCATTAGGCGTTAATTTCAAGCAATTCAAGATCGGCGTAGAACGGAGTACCGAAGCCTCGGCAAACTTTACCAAAACCCTTCAGATCTCAGATGAGGAATATGTAGGTCTTGGCGTTAACCTGGGATACACGCAGCAGCGTGGAGATTACAGCTCTCTGGATCCTGGAGATCCGGCGTTTCAGACCGTACAATACGGGACCTTGTTGTACGGGCTATCCGCTTCGCTGGTCAGACCGGACAAATACTATGTAGGCGTATCGATGCCACGTTCTATTTTCGGGTCCAAAGAATCCGACTATGTGCGTCAGTTTGGGCGGGATAATACCTTTTATGTATCCTCTTCTGTCATCTTCGATCTGGATAACCAGATGTATATCCGTCCGAGCTTACTGGCGAGCTACCGTCCTGTGACAGGCGTTCAGTTTGACGGTTCAGCGATGTTGTTTTTCCATGAAAAATTCGGTATCGGGGCAGGTTACAGACAACGTGGAGATCTGATGGGAATGGCCGAATTCAATCTGGGGAGACTTCGTATCGCATACAGTTACCAGCAGAATCTGAAGAACAGTGATCTGAACAGATACATTGCAAACAGTACCCATGAACTAGGACTGTCAGTACGCTTCGGTAACCAAAGCAGATCAAGGTTGTAA